Proteins encoded together in one Ipomoea triloba cultivar NCNSP0323 chromosome 4, ASM357664v1 window:
- the LOC116017070 gene encoding putative lipid-transfer protein DIR1, giving the protein MENNNNVFIGNKTPIMAVLMIMSITLAANIFHGDCYSLCNMSDDGLQACKPSVTPPNPVEPTAACCTALSAADLPCLCSQKGSPMLSFLGIDPDLAMALPNKCGLTPPTNC; this is encoded by the coding sequence ATggagaataataataatgtcttcATTGGAAACAAAACACCCATTATGGCTGTTCTCATGATAATGTCCATCACACTTGCAGCCAACATTTTCCATGGAGATTGCTACAGTCTGTGCAACATGAGCGATGATGGGCTGCAGGCATGCAAGCCATCTGTGACGCCGCCGAACCCGGTGGAGCCGACGGCCGCCTGCTGCACCGCCCTCTCGGCGGCTGACTTGCCGTGCTTGTGCTCTCAGAAGGGCTCCCCAATGCTGTCCTTTCTTGGGATTGATCCTGACCTTGCCATGGCTCTCCCAAACAAGTGTGGCCTCACCCCTCCTACCAATTGTTAG